The Chlorocebus sabaeus isolate Y175 chromosome 6, mChlSab1.0.hap1, whole genome shotgun sequence genome has a segment encoding these proteins:
- the UQCRFS1 gene encoding cytochrome b-c1 complex subunit Rieske, mitochondrial, with protein sequence MLSVAARSGPFAPVLSATSRGVAGALRPLVQATVPATPEPPVLDLKRPFLSRESLSGQAVRRPLVASVGLNVPASVCYSHTDVKVPDFYDYRRLEVLDSTKSSRESSEARKGFSYLVTAVTTVGVAYAAKNVVTQFISSMSASADVLAMAKIEINLSDIPEGKNMAFKWRGKPLFVRHRTQKEIEQEAAVELSQLRDPQHDLDRVKKPEWVILIGVCTHLGCVPIANAGDFGGYYCPCHGSHYDASGRIRLGPAPLNLEVPPYEFTRDDMVVVG encoded by the exons ATGTTGTCGGTCGCAGCCCGCTCGGGCCCGTTCGCGCCCGTCCTGTCGGCCACGTCCCGCGGGGTGGCGGGCGCGCTGCGGCCCTTGGTGCAGGCCACGGTGCCCGCCACCCCGGAGCCGCCTGTGCTGGACCTGAAGCGGCCCTTCCTCAGCCGGGAGTCGCTGAGCGGCCAGGCCGTGCGCCGGCCTTTGGTCGCCTCCGTGGGCCTCAATG TCCCTGCTTCTGTTTGTTATTCCCACACAGACGTCAAGGTGCCTGACTTCTATGACTACCGCCGCCTTGAAGTTTTAGATAGTACGAAGTCTTCCAGAGAGAGCAGCGAGGCTAGGAAAGGTTTCTCCTATTTGGTAACTGCAGTAACTACTGTAGGTGTTGCATATGCTGCCAAGAATGTCGTCACCCAGTTCATTTCTAGCATGAGTGCTTCTGCTGATGTGTTGGCCATGGCGAAAATCGAAATCAACTTATCCGATATTCCAGAAGGCAAGAACATGGCTTTCAAGTGGAGAGGCAAACCCCTGTTTGTGCGTCATAGAACCCAGAAGGAAATTGAGCAGGAAGCTGCAGTTGAATTGTCCCAGTTGAGGGACCCACAGCATGATCTAGATCGAGTAAAGAAACCTGAATGGGTTATCCTGATAGGCGTTTGCACTCATCTTGGTTGTGTACCCATTGCAAATGCAGGAGATTTTGGTGGTTATTACTGCCCTTGCCATGGGTCACATTATGATGCATCTGGCAGGATCAGATTGGGCCCTGCTCCTCTCAACCTTGAAGTCCCCCCATATGAGTTCACCAGGGATGATATGGTGGTTGTTGGTTAG